A genomic region of Parambassis ranga chromosome 7, fParRan2.1, whole genome shotgun sequence contains the following coding sequences:
- the LOC114438026 gene encoding kinesin-like protein KIF1B has translation MTLSWIHSCLKHKIILVNKVCVHVFFRTFYRFEAVWDSSLHNSLLLNRVTPYGEKIYMTLSAYLELDHCIQPAIITKDICMVFYSRDAKIFPPRSLRNLFGSGYSKTPDCNRVTGIYELSLCKMSDTGSPGMQRRRRKVLDTSVAYVRGEENLAGWRPRGDSLILEHQWELDKMEQLHEVEKTRHLLLLREKLGEAPLMGTAPTTKSLSESLSPSMSSGTLSTSTSISSQISSTTFESAITPSESSGYDSADIESLVDREKELATKCLRLLTHTYNSEYNQVVNSISDCKLSDISPMGRDPSVTSFSSATLTPSSTCPSLSDSRCGSMDQKTPENSSRASSPSCSDYENFPMVPTLETSYLARAGKNEFLNLVPDIEEMRPGSVVSKKGFLSFMEPRSNSWVKHFVVVRRPYVFIYNSDKDPVERGVLNLSTAQVEYSEDQQAMLKTPNTFAVCTKHRGILLQANNEKDMNDWLYAFNPLLAGTIRSKLARRRSGLMKN, from the exons ATGACACTCAGCTGGATTCACTCATGTTTAAAGCACAAGATAATACTGGTTAATAAGGTCTGTGTCCATGTTTTTTTCAGGACTTTCTATCGCTTTGAGGCGGTGTGGGACAGCTCCCTGCACAACTCCCTCCTGCTTAACCGAGTCACTCCTTATGGAGAGAAGATCTACATGACCCTGTCTGCATATCTGGAG TTGGACCACTGCATCCAGCCAGCCATTATTACCAAAGACATCTGTATGGTCTTCTACTCCCGAGACGCCAAGATCTTCCCTCCTCGTTCTCTCAGGAACCTCTTTGGAAGTGGATACTCCAAAACTCCTGACTG CAACCGAGTCACTGGCATCTATGAGCTGAGCTTGTGCAAGATGTCTGACACTGGAAGCCCAG GGatgcagcggaggaggaggaaggtccTGGACACATCAGTGGCTTATGTACGCGGAGAGGAGAACCTGGCTGGGTGGAGGCCCAGAGGTGACAGCCTCATCCTGGAGCACCAGTGGGAGCTAGACAAAATGGAGCAGCTGCATGAG GTGGAGAAGACTCGTCACCTTCTCCTGCTGAGGGAGAAGCTGGGAGAGGCGCCACTGATGGGAACAGCTCCCACCACCAAGTCCCTGAGCGAGTCACTATCGCCTAGCATGAGCTCAGGCACtctgtccacctccacctctatCTCCTCACAGATCTCCAGCACCACCTTTGAAAGCGCCATTACCCCCAGTGAGAGCAGCGGCTATGACTCCGCTGACATCGAGAGTCTGGTGGATCGGGAGAAGGAGCTGGCCACTAAG tGCCTGCGCCTCCTGACGCACACCTACAACAGCGAATACAACCAGGTGGTCAACAGTATCAGTGACTGCAAG CTGTCAGACATCTCACCTATGGGGCGTGATCCATCAGTGACCAGCTTCAGCAGCGCAACTCTCACCCCATCCTCCACCTGCCCCTCTCTATCTGATTCTCGCTGTGGCTCCATGGACCAGAA GACACCAGAGAACAGCTCCCGTGCCTCCAGTCCCTCCTGCTCAGACTATGAAAACTTTCCAATGGTTCCCACTCTGGAGACGTCCTACCTTGCCCGGGCTGGAAAGAACGAGTTCCTCAACTTGGTGCCTGATATTGAAGAAATGAGGCCAGG ATCTGTTGTGTCCAAGAAGGGTTTCCTAAGCTTCATGGAGCCACGCTCCAACTCGTGGGTGAAACACTTTGTGGTTGTTCGCCGGCCCTACGTCTTCATCTACAACAGTGACAAGGATCCAGTGGAGCGAGGTGTCCTCAACCTCTCCACAGCACAAGTAGAATACAGCGAAGACCAGCAGGCCATGCTAAAG ACTCCCAACACATTTGCTGTGTGCACCAAGCATCGAGGAATCCTCCTGCAGGCCAACAACGAGAAAGACATGAACGACTGGCTGTACGCGTTTAATCCA